Proteins found in one Triticum aestivum cultivar Chinese Spring chromosome 4D, IWGSC CS RefSeq v2.1, whole genome shotgun sequence genomic segment:
- the LOC123100456 gene encoding WRKY transcription factor 22-like — MDSADWGLEAVVRSCGGSTVLPASEAEPEPTAARAGRGVVARVASSGEFVGQRMKAASSSSSSLYDVMERPRAPFSITPSSTSRERNVPISFSTSGQTLPGRKQTGRKPGVGTPTHRRRKTSKKKVVRLVPVAHGGVANSTADDLWAWRKYGQKPIKASPFPRAYYKCSSLRACTARKLVDRSPAKPEVLIVTYIDDHCHAVPVPITTLAHHPPKSPRGTTTAGEAVSVSSCIAAELADDKSKLRAPVGLDDFFGSFDDTVFSRTWATTFVDDGFLPSSL; from the exons ATGGACTCCGCCGATTGGGGCCTCGAGGCGGTCGTGAGGAGCTGCGGCGGCTCGACCGTACTTCCCGCCTCGGAAGCAGAACCAGAGCCTACAGCCGCGCGGGCTGGCCGGGGAGTCGTCGCCCGTGTGGCATCCTCCGGGGAGTTCGTCGGGCAACGGATGAAGGCGGcttcctcgtcctcgtcgtcgttgTACGACGTCATGGAGCGGCCTCGGGCGCCATTTTCCATCACGCCGTCGTCGACGTCCCGCGAGCGCAACGTGCCCATCTCCTTCTCGACGTCCGGGCAGACGCTGCCGGGAAGGAAGCAGACTGGCCGGAAACCGGGCGTTGGCACTCCCACCCACAGGCGGCGGAAAACAAG CAAGAAGAAGGTGGTGCGGTTGGTGCCGGTGGCCCACGGCGGCGTCGCCAACAGCACCGCCGACGACCTGTGGGCGTGGCGCAAGTACGGCCAGAAACCTATCAAGGCCTCCCCGTTTCCTCG AGCCTACTACAAGTGCAGCAGCCTCAGGGCGTGCACGGCGCGGAAGCTGGTGGATCGCAGCCCGGCCAAGCCCGAGGTGCTCATCGTCACGTACATCGACGACCATTGCCACGCTGTGCCCGTGCCGATCACCACGCTCGCGCACCACCCACCCAAGTCACCGCGGGGCACGACGACGGCAGGCGAGGCGGTCTCAGTATCGTCTTGCATCGCTGCGGAGTTGGCGGACGACAAGTCCAAGCTCCGGGCACCCGTGGGGCTGGACGATTTCTTCGGCTCTTTCGACGACACCGTGTTCTCGAGGACGTGGGCGACGACGTTTGTGGACGACGGGTTTCTTCCCTCTAGTTTGTGA